One Laribacter hongkongensis DSM 14985 DNA window includes the following coding sequences:
- a CDS encoding sodium:proton antiporter → MIRRSLLAALPLGLMPMLAQAADLPGAELSLAWALPFAGILLSIALFPLLAPHFWHHHFGKISAFWAACFLVPAALIYGTGTAAGVVVHALVDEYIPFIVLLFSLYTVSGGILISGNLHGSPKLNTGILALGTVCASLMGTTGAAMLLIRPLLRANDNRKHNVHVVVFFIFLVANIGGGLTPIGDPPLFLGFLKGVDFFWTLEHMVLPVIMASVLLLVLFYFIDSYFYRKENIEPADPTPDTPFRIFGSFNFILLGVIVAAVLMSGLWKPGIQFEILGAKWQLQNIVRDLIMIGVALASLQFTPKKLRELNEFNWFPILEVAKLFAGIFIAMAPAIAILRAGVGGAMAPLVQLVSTPDGQPIDGMYFWMTGILSSFLDNAPTYLVFFNLAHGDPVHLMGEMASTLLAISAGAVFMGANTYIGNAPNFMVKAIAEGQGVKMPSFFGYMLWSGLILLPLFVLVTLVFFHF, encoded by the coding sequence ATGATCCGACGCTCGCTGTTGGCTGCACTTCCGCTCGGCCTGATGCCGATGCTGGCTCAGGCCGCCGACCTGCCCGGCGCCGAACTTTCGCTTGCCTGGGCCTTGCCCTTTGCCGGCATTCTGCTTTCGATCGCCTTGTTCCCGCTGCTGGCCCCCCATTTCTGGCACCACCATTTCGGCAAGATCAGCGCCTTCTGGGCTGCGTGCTTCCTCGTGCCTGCGGCACTGATTTACGGTACCGGTACCGCAGCCGGTGTAGTGGTGCATGCACTGGTGGACGAATACATTCCGTTCATCGTGCTGCTGTTCTCGCTCTACACCGTTTCGGGAGGCATCCTGATCAGTGGCAACCTGCACGGGTCGCCCAAACTGAATACCGGCATTCTGGCCCTCGGCACGGTATGCGCCAGCCTGATGGGCACGACCGGTGCCGCCATGCTGCTGATCCGCCCGCTGCTGCGCGCCAACGACAACCGCAAGCACAACGTGCATGTGGTGGTGTTCTTCATTTTCCTCGTAGCCAACATCGGTGGTGGTCTGACCCCTATCGGTGACCCGCCGCTGTTTCTGGGCTTCCTGAAAGGTGTGGATTTCTTCTGGACCCTGGAGCACATGGTGCTACCGGTGATCATGGCCTCGGTTCTGCTGCTGGTGCTGTTCTACTTCATCGACAGCTATTTCTACCGCAAGGAAAACATCGAGCCGGCCGATCCGACGCCAGACACGCCGTTTCGGATTTTCGGGTCGTTCAACTTCATCCTGCTGGGCGTGATAGTGGCGGCCGTGCTGATGTCCGGCCTGTGGAAACCAGGAATCCAGTTCGAAATACTGGGTGCCAAGTGGCAGCTGCAAAACATCGTGCGCGACCTGATCATGATCGGCGTGGCACTGGCCTCATTGCAGTTCACACCCAAAAAACTGCGTGAACTCAACGAGTTCAACTGGTTCCCGATCCTGGAAGTGGCCAAGCTGTTTGCCGGCATCTTCATCGCCATGGCTCCGGCCATCGCCATCCTGAGGGCCGGTGTCGGTGGCGCCATGGCGCCGCTGGTACAGCTGGTGTCGACTCCTGATGGCCAGCCCATCGACGGCATGTACTTCTGGATGACCGGCATCCTGTCGAGCTTCCTCGACAATGCGCCGACCTATCTGGTGTTCTTCAACCTCGCCCACGGCGATCCGGTACACCTGATGGGCGAAATGGCCTCCACCCTCCTCGCCATTTCAGCCGGTGCAGTGTTCATGGGAGCCAACACCTACATCGGTAATGCGCCCAACTTCATGGTCAAGGCCATTGCCGAAGGGCAGGGCGTGAAAATGCCGAGTTTCTTTGGCTACATGCTGTGGTCCGGGCTGATCCTGCTGCCGCTTTTCGTACTGGTGACGCTGGTGTTCTTCCACTTCTGA